Proteins from one Sabethes cyaneus chromosome 2, idSabCyanKW18_F2, whole genome shotgun sequence genomic window:
- the LOC128736508 gene encoding uncharacterized protein LOC128736508, whose translation MSVANAMNLFDILKGEDSGQPVKRVVVHRVGQCVGKKDLPIYLPDFWVTQHNRSHNLLNGVIVVREDFPNGWQPTASVKKCDSFQASASCRPFLDNLASSDACSLLAASDAVYAKYMSSIEPKLRCPLRKGNYTVKQLIYDDVTRFMPGAGSTYWEVRSTGKIGDRMVVCFVIQLNVRPRKAKGSSGQ comes from the coding sequence ATGTCAGTAGCGAATGCGATGAATCTATTTGATATCCTCAAGGGAGAGGATTCTGGACAACCTGTTAAGCGCGTGGTTGTTCACCGAGTAGGTCAGTGTGTTGGCAAAAAGGATTTGCCAATCTATTTGCCGGACTTTTGGGTAACCCAGCATAACCGCAGCCACAATCTACTGAATGGTGTAATCGTTGTCCGTGAGGATTTTCCAAACGGTTGGCAGCCTACGGCTTCGGTGAAAAAGTGCGATAGTTTTCAGGCCTCAGCAAGCTGTCGACCGTTTTTGGACAATTTGGCTTCCTCCGATGCGTGCAGTCTGCTGGCAGCATCGGATGCTGTCTACGCCAAGTACATGTCATCAATCGAACCCAAACTGCGTTGTCCGCTGAGGAAAGGGAATTACACGGTAAAACAACTGATATATGATGACGTGACCAGATTTATGCCCGGAGCCGGAAGCACTTACTGGGAGGTACGGAGTACTGGCAAAATAGGTGATCGCATGGTGGTGTGCTTCGTTATCCAGTTGAATGTTCGCCCGCGAAAAGCGAAGGGATCTAGTGGGCAGTGA